CGTTCCGCCCAAACGGCGCTGGCGCGCCGCTTAGGTTACGGGAAAGACTACAAGTACTCCCACGAAGGACACAAGGGTTACGAGAACCAAGTCTTCCTCCCGGAAGAGATCAAAGATAAAAAATTTTACGAACCCGTAGAACGGGGCTTCGAAAAGAAGATCAAAGAATACCTCGCCTGGATGAAGAAGTAGACGAGGAGTCCTAAGTTCTAGATAAGGTAACATCCCTAGATTAAAAAGGGCGGTTGGCCACCATACATACACAGGGGCGGTCGCCGAGGACGCGCTGAGAGTGCTTTGTATTTGAGGGAATCATGATTTTATCTCCAGGTCGTAGTAGCAACTGATTGCCGGAGATGTTCATCGCCAGTTCCCCATCAAGAATCATTCGAATCTCATCAAAAGGATGACGGTGATCGGGGTAGGTTTCTTCTTTGGTGAGGATTTCTTCGCGGGGCGCTAGGTCCTCAGCGAGGAAAATCATCTTTGCTTGTTCGGGGGTGGGAGTCAAAGGCGCCTGCCATCTATAAACCAACATAAAAATTTCGTCCTTCTTGAAAACGCAATAAACGGTTGGATCCTTCGTTACTCCGTCGGTCACCTTGTGCGGCCTACTTTTCGTAGGCCTCCGCGTTTCCCTCGGTCGCGCCTCGGCTGCAACCGTTTATTGCGTTTGTGTTTTTTTAAGTACTGTATGCGCTCGAGAATGCATCCACTTCGTGTTCTCTTAGTGTACCTAAAGATTGGGCGGGATTTCATCCCACCTTGGTCTAGTTCTAAGTCATAGAATTTATTTACGAAAATGGCAAGTATTGTGAATGATTTAGTCACCTCAAACCTTCAGCAAGTCTGCTTTGTCCACGAGTGAGACACTTGATGCATCTGTTTGAGATCATACATTTTTTTTCAATATTTTTTTAAAGGTTCCGTGGGGTTGGGTCGATAGATTGGTATACGCAGCTATCGTTGGATGAGTTTCCCGTTGGACACTTGTTGATAGCCATAACTGGAGGACAGCTTGAAGAAGGCTAAAGTTCAAGGGGATTTTCAAAAAGTTGTAGTTGAGATCCAAAATTTCATTGGTGGATCATCTGGGCTCAAGCTCGTCGAATCAAAACTCAGTGACTACATGGTCATCGAGCAAAAGATCGATAAGAAGCGCATTTCGATCAATAACTTTGATTTAGATGAAGTTCTTTTTAGAGAAGACGAAGCGGGTAAACCGTTTCTGCAAGTGAACTTTGTATCAGGTAAAAAAATATTGATCACAGAGACACTCGTAGGATTCCGCCCATTGGGACTTTTCGGTCTCGATATGGAAAAGCTTCCCAAAGTTGTGACGACACCAGACATTCAAAGCGTTTTCGAAGCGATCCAAGAAACATTAGAAAGCAATGACCTCCCAGAAGAGCTGGATGTCTTAAGAAAAGTATATGATTCCGTCTTATGCGGTGGAGAGTCTGTAGGCTTCGATCTTAAAGAAGAAAGAAAAATCCTCGCACGCCTCCCTATGACAGTCACTCAGGCTTCCGCGTAATCAGTCTCAGAGTCTTCAAATTCCAATCTAAAAAAAGCGCAGGTCCATCCAGCGCTTTTTTTATACCCAGTCATTCGAAGCAAATAACCCATCCACCTTCGAACATCTCGGCGAAGTTTCCTAAGGCGTCCAAAGAAGCGAGAATAGAGTGAGAATTAAGAATGGGACGAAACTAGAGTCGCTGAGACTCATTTGAGAATTCTATATCTATTGAGAGGGAGAAAAAAGAAATTCGTTGGTGGACGTGACAGGGATCGAACCTGCGACCTTCTGAATGCAAATCAGATGCTCTCCCAGCTGAGCTACACGCCCTCAAATTTTGGGAAATTCAGTTGTCAGCTAAAACATATAAAGAGTCAAGAAACCCCTTCAAATCAAAAGTCATCGGCCAAATAGCCTATAATTTAAGCTACCTACTCTCTATTTCTCTTACAGGCCTTCACTTCCAGATCTTTTTTTCGAATTCTTTTAATTTTCGAAAAACATTTTGCACCGCTATTACATTTATTTTTCGAGTTTAGTCTCACCGAATAAAAATTAAATTCCATTTTTTCAAGATCCATCTCAAATCTAATAATACCAGCTTAAACTATTGATTTTTATAGGATAACCATGCATAACTCTCGTCGAGTTGAAGTGGAATGTTGCGAGTTATTTATCGAAAAAAGTGGACCCATTTTGAGTCTTTCAAAAAAATTAAAAAATATTTTTTTTGAGTGTTGACTCCCACCCCCCTTTCTCTTACAACTCCCTTCTACCAAAAACGGTTCTTTGAAAACTGAATAGCTTTTTGCAAGTGATGTGAGGGCTCAATAAATTTATTTGTTGAGTTTAATGTTAATTTTTTTTTAGTAAGCTTTTTTTAGAGCATATTAAATTTTTCGTTATAATTTAACTCTTGGGCAACCAAGAGATTGAAAGTTAACTGGAGAGTTTGATTCTGGCTCAGAACGAACGCTTGCGGCGCGCCTAATACATGCAAGTCGAACGAGAAAGTTCTTCG
This genomic interval from Bdellovibrionales bacterium contains the following:
- a CDS encoding cupin domain-containing protein; translated protein: MLVYRWQAPLTPTPEQAKMIFLAEDLAPREEILTKEETYPDHRHPFDEIRMILDGELAMNISGNQLLLRPGDKIMIPSNTKHSQRVLGDRPCVCMVANRPF